The following proteins are co-located in the Prionailurus viverrinus isolate Anna chromosome A1, UM_Priviv_1.0, whole genome shotgun sequence genome:
- the HIGD2A gene encoding HIG1 domain family member 2A, mitochondrial, whose product MAVPGPVTPEAPFEPSQPPVIEGFSPSVYSTPESFKEKFLRKTRENPMVPIGCLGTAAALTYGLYCFHRGQSHRSQLMMRTRIAAQGFTVAAILLGLAASAMRSRS is encoded by the exons ATGGCGGTTCCTGGCCCTGTGACTCCGGAGGCACCCTTTGAGCCATCACAGCCCCCGGTCATTGAGGGCTTTAGCCCCAGTGTCTACAGCACTCCAGAAAGCTTCAAGGAAAAATTCCTTCGCAAGACCCGCGAGAACCCGATGGTACCCATAG GCTGCCTGGGCACGGCGGCCGCCCTAACCTACGGCCTCTACTGCTTCCACCGGGGTCAGAGCCACCGCTCTCAGCTCATGATGCGCACCCGGATCGCTGCCCAGGGCTTCACGGTCGCAGCCATCTTGCTGGGTCTGGCTGCATCTGCTATGAGGTCTCGATCCTGA